The Proteiniphilum propionicum genome contains the following window.
TTCATTTGTGAAAGTTTCAGCTTGTTGCGTCCCTTTGGCAACATCATTCCGAACATTTTCGAAACAATATCCTTCCCTTTTGCCTTCTTTTTCGGATCTCGCAGCGCTGAAAGCGCCCAGAAAGAGAAGAATAGTTTCACATGACTGTCCATTGCTGCCGCTGCAAGCGATATGATCATCGCCGCTAATATCTTGTCCATATCTCCAGAAACGATAGCGATGGATAGCTGATCTTTGCGTGAATCCTCCAGCCGGCCGGTTCTTGATTTCAGGGTTTCCAGTTCCGCCAAAAACTTATTCATGGTGATCTCTGTTGAGTTATCCATAACATTTTAAAATTTAGTGATTTAAACTATGACAAATTACGGAAATATTTCTGAAAAAATAACAGAAACCAAGGTGTTGTATAATACAATTTTTTGTGATATTAATCACATCATTTTACTATCTTCGCAGTGATATGCAGAGATTATTTTCACCTCATTAACTTTAAAATATGATTATGAGTGAGTGTCTGAATTGTGCTTGTGTGATGAGATCGATGAACAGGTTGAATAATTGCCAGGTGGAACAGCTGGAAAAGAACCATGCAGTGGTTAAATTCAAGAAAGGCGCCTCTATTATCAGGCAGGGAATGTTCTCAACTAACGTGGTATTCCTTCGTAATGGGCTGGCTAAGATGCATTTGAACGGACCTTATCACGAGCAGATTGTGAGGGTGATAAAAGCGCCCACTTACCTGGGGCTGCCTACCACCTTTGGCGATAAGATTAATCAATACTCCATTACCGCTGTAATTGATAGTGAAGTGTGTTTTATCGATATGAATGTTTTTTCGATGGTTCTTCGTGAGAACAGTGACTTTTCTACCCATATCATTCAGGAGCTAAGCAAAAGCGAACTGGAGACCTACCGGCGGTGTGCGAACCGTACGCAGAAGCAGGTGAGGGGGAATCTGGCAGATGTATTGCTCGATTTTGCCGACAATATATTCGGAAGCGACGAATATACGCTCCCTCTTTCACAGTCGGAGATTGGCAACTGGGTTGATGCCAGCCGCGAAAGCATCAACCGGCTTCTTTCGGAGTTTGTGTCGGATAAAATTATTGACATGAAAGGGAAAAGAATACACATCCTGAATAAAGCTTCACTGCAGCTTATCAGTCAGTACGGATAATTTTCTCTTTCCGGCAAGCTGTAAACACCCTCCTCTAGTATTTCACGGTGGGGGAGATTGTTAGTTATCTCTACAAAATTTCCAGAATGCATGCCGGTAGTAACCTGAAAGGGTTCAAAATAGTAGTCCATGCCATATTTTTTAGCAAGCAGATAGATATACCCGGTTTCACCTGCTATATCCAGCGCGCTTTCCGGAACCCCTTTCCCTATGCGTTCAGAAATGATCACATCAGCCTCCACATACATGTTATTAATGCGAATCAGTAGTTGAAACTGTCCGCTAGTTTATTTAGTTAAAGTGCTTAAAATTAATGAAATAAGCATGCCAAGTATTTGCTCAATCCACTGGAAATCATTAGCTTAGAAGAAAATTGCCACAAATTCTCTAAATAATGATTTCCAGGAAGAAACAGGCAAGGAAAAGTAGCCCCGAAGATAACGATCTGACCTCCTTTAAACAGCTCTTGGGTGATCATATCTGTAACACAAGGATCTTTGGAGACAAGATATATTCTGATTTTAAATACTGATTCGCATAATTTGTCAATTATCCTTGCTAAAATCTTGTTATTTTGGCAGACTTTTTTCCATGTCAACGCAATCGAACCTTATACACACTACACTTCCATTTGTAAACATAATATAAGTGTACAGGAAAAAACCATTTTCAGAAACCTTAAATGCGACATCGCCGGTACCGTTTCCATTGTTGGTACCACCGTAGGTGCCTTTTGTGAGATTCCATATTGAAGAATTGAGTCCGGTATCGGTGCTGACATCATATATATATGCTGTATCATCAGTGCCGCCGCTATTGAGATTGTTATGTATTACATAAGGCACTTTATTAAAGACAACATAATCTGCAGCATTTGATACTAATACAGATGACGGGCCGGATGAATTTATAGCATTGGTTTCACCGTCAACCCACGAAATAAAAGAGGGATTGTTGCCGTATGCAATAAAATAATCTGCAGTAAGGTCAGTAGAGCTGGTCGATACAACATCAACATTATTAGCCCAATTGATATTTGTACCGGTTATTGTGACGAGTTGGGGATCCTGAGATTGGAGAACACCTGCTTTAACCTGCCACCTGGCAAACCTGTTTCCGGCACCCATTATTGGAGCAGTAATAATTGCATCACCATCCACACTCCCAATTATCGACAACTTCCTTCCAATAGCAACTCCTCCCGCCCATGTAATATATGGCTCGGGAGTTCCAGTGACCCCTTGTATTTTCCAGACCTTGAATGCGCCATTATTAGATGCATCATTGGGAGCCAGATTACATAGCAATATATTATTGTTATCATCACCTGTATGATAGAAATTTATAAGATTTCCCTTTATTCCGTTCATATTAATAGTATCCGGGGATAATGCGCCTGTTTTACTGTTTACATATATACTTCCTTTGTCTCTGGTGTTTATTGCTAAATAATCATCCAATGCAGCTATACCTCCTGTTACCTGTAGAACATTGATTTTAAGGTCATCCTGCAATTTTTTACTCCATAATAAAGTACCGCTTCCTGACCTTATTCCCGAAGCTAATTTAACAGGAGATACTCCATAAATTGTATATGTTACATCTTTGAAAAGATTATTGATGACTAATTTTTGAGGTGTTCTTAAATCAAATTTCACAATAGTATCTGATATGGAAACCAACTTTGTTCTGGGATTGAATTTAAAATGCAATTCAACATCAGATAAATCATTTTCATTAAAAAATATCAGTACAATTGTCTTGTCGTCTTTTGATATTAAAGCGTTAGCCACATCCTCACCATCTTGAGCTGTAACAGCCTTTATAGGATTTATTACAGGTACCACGGGAATGGATTCATCTATGCTTTCTTCCTTGCATGAAGTAAAAAGCAGACAAAAATAAATCAATATGTTTAAATAAATCAATATTTTTTTCATGACAAATTAACTTAAAATGATTACCACCAAGGATTTTGAACAAGACTCTTTGTTTTATCTATTTCTGTCTGTGGAATAGGAAACAAATAGTACTCTTTTTTAAATATACGAGTTTCAAAAGGAACTATGTTGTAAAAACCAGTAAATGAGAAATTATTCGTCGATGGGCTTCCTGCATTGATATCCATACCCCACATACGTCCGCCATCTCCCCACTTACGGTTATCAGTTACTCCATCCTCATCGGGTGTATGAGCCAGCCACCGCCTTCTGGAAGTAAAATAGCGATCTCCCTCAAAACAAAGTTCTATCTGCCGTTCTCTTAAAATAAATTCTCGTTGCTTTTCTTTATTGCCTGATATCTCAGGATAAACCTGGAATACGCTTGGAACCCCGGCTCTTTCACGAATCATATCCCAGTATTTTCGTATATCTGCATTATTGGGATCATATTCGTTTAATGACTCAATATAGTCCAACAATACTTGAGCATAACGGATGTATACATTTATATAATCTTGTGGATAAGTCCGGTCACGCATATTGGCCATTGGGTCAACATTCTTGAATGCCAAATATCCTGTTCTTGAAAAGAATGTATAAGAGCCTGATTGGCGGGATACCCCTCCATAGTATAACTCTGCACGACCATATCCGTTTTTTTGGCCTACTGAACTGTAGTAGTCTCTTTTTGCAACATCATCAGGTATTTGAGGTATTACTCTTTTGTTATACAAAATAGCAGCATAAAATCGTGGTTCCCGGTTGGCGTACATATTCCATTCTCCTGTCCAATGTCCCCATGCTTCAGAAGTACGAATATCTGCAATTATTTGTTTTCTTCCTGTATCTGAATTAATATTTCTATTGTTCGGATTCCAGTGCGGCCCACCTACAGTGGTGAACCCATCCTGTATATATCCCGACATCGGATCATCTATAGTTCTTCCGTTTTCCATAAGGAAAGCATCAACTACTCTTTGTGTTGGCCCAACTCCCCCAAGATTGTTGGGACCCGGAGAGGTATGTATCATCCAGGCTTGTGTTTGTCCTGTTCCATATGCTCCCCATATAATTTCACAGTTCCACTTTATTAATTGTACATCCACTACCGATTTGTATGGATTAAACACTGTACCGCCATTTTCGTTGTTTTTATATAATTTCAGTCTTGCTTCGGGTTGTGTTTCTGAAATATTTATTACATCCTTGCAAGCGGCAGCCGCCTTTCTCCATTTATTCTCATCATATGTTGTATTAGCAAGTGGCGTTCCATCCGGGTTTTTGAAATCGGCATATTCTTTGTTTCCATTCCATTGAGGGCTTGCAGCGAAGGTCAACACCACAGATTTAACAGCCTTGCACACTATTTTATTAGGCCGGCCAATATTGATTTGGTTATCCCACCAGTGAAGTGGTAAATCCTTTTCAGCTTCATCCATCATTTCCACAATATAATCAACACATTCATCAAATGTATTCCGGCTAAATGATGCATAATCGGCGTTCAGGGGCTGTAGTTCTTTAATCAGGACCATAGGGCCATACTGGCGTATCAACAACCAATAATAATAACCACGTAAAAATTTCGATTCAGCTTTATATTGTGTTATTAATTCAGGACCAAGTTCCAGACACTTGTCAACATTGGCTTCAAATACATGTGAAGCACGTATAGCTCTGTAATAAGGTTCATATTTTCTATAAAACCAAGATGTTGTTGTCCAGTTTCCTAAATTGATTGGATATGTATTATAAACAGTCCATGAGTTGTCAATCTCGTCAGAACAGCCCAGCCATGGATCATCTTGATGAAGGTTGTGTCTTGGAATAGCTGCGTAAATATTTGCAAGATAAGATAGTACATCGTTTCTGTTAGCCCAGACTTTTTCATCTGTCCTGATATCTTCGGGTATTTTATCCAGGAAATCAGAACAATTAGTTGTAATAACTATAAACGCTATTAGAATTAAAAATATAAAATTTTTCATAATGATCTGTTTTAGAAAGTTGCTCTTAAACCAAAGTTTAATTTCCTGGGTAAAGGATACCTATTTCCGTTTTGTGTACCTGTTTCAGGATCCCACATATCCCATTTAGACCAGAGCGCTACATTTGTAGCCAGTAGATAAAGCCTTAGTCCCTGCATACCATAGGTTGAAATGTATTTTTTATTTATATTATACCCAAATTCCAAATCACCCAGTCGCAAAAAATCCCCGCTGTAAATTGTTCGTGTTGATATCTGCCAATTGTTGGTTGACCTTCCGTTTGACATACGCGGATAAAAAGCGTTCGGGTTAGGATTCTCCGGAGTCCATCTATCTAATGCTTTTGCAAATACATTTCCTTTGCCAACTCCTTCACTGAATGGAATAAATGTAGACCCGCCCAATGAATATGTCACATTAGCCTGGCCCCGGAAAAAGATTCCAAGATCAAATCCTTTCCACAGAAACTGAGCTCCGAAGCCATAATTTATTTCAGGAATACTGGAGTAACCAATAGGCGATATATCATCAATATCTATAACTTCATCGCCGTTTAAATCGGCATATTTAACATCACCAGGGCGCACCGCTCCAAAAGTTTGCTCCGGACTATTATCTATCTCTTCCTGATCCTTAAAAAGCCCGATAGCAGTAAGTCCGAATTGCTGCCCATATCTTCTTCCTGTTAACATCCGTTGCGGAGAAACACCTTGTGGTTCATCATTAAATAATATCTTATTTCTGTTGAAGGCGAAATTTCCATAAATGCGATAATTGAGTTTATCTATATGTTCATTTACCTCGATGGTTGTTTCAAATCCACGGTTTACCATTTTACCCATATTTGCAAATGGTGATTGATTAAATCCTGATATAGCGGGAATAGAAGATCTTGTAATAAGTATATCATATCTTTTTTCATGG
Protein-coding sequences here:
- a CDS encoding DUF5018 domain-containing protein, with translation MKKILIYLNILIYFCLLFTSCKEESIDESIPVVPVINPIKAVTAQDGEDVANALISKDDKTIVLIFFNENDLSDVELHFKFNPRTKLVSISDTIVKFDLRTPQKLVINNLFKDVTYTIYGVSPVKLASGIRSGSGTLLWSKKLQDDLKINVLQVTGGIAALDDYLAINTRDKGSIYVNSKTGALSPDTINMNGIKGNLINFYHTGDDNNNILLCNLAPNDASNNGAFKVWKIQGVTGTPEPYITWAGGVAIGRKLSIIGSVDGDAIITAPIMGAGNRFARWQVKAGVLQSQDPQLVTITGTNINWANNVDVVSTSSTDLTADYFIAYGNNPSFISWVDGETNAINSSGPSSVLVSNAADYVVFNKVPYVIHNNLNSGGTDDTAYIYDVSTDTGLNSSIWNLTKGTYGGTNNGNGTGDVAFKVSENGFFLYTYIMFTNGSVVCIRFDCVDMEKSLPK
- a CDS encoding DsrE/DsrF/DrsH-like family protein; protein product: MDNSTEITMNKFLAELETLKSRTGRLEDSRKDQLSIAIVSGDMDKILAAMIISLAAAAMDSHVKLFFSFWALSALRDPKKKAKGKDIVSKMFGMMLPKGRNKLKLSQMNMCGIGPKMIKILMKKQNVMSLDVMFQEAAALGVEITVCEMSMNLMGFKKEEMIDYPDLRYAGATTFVADAGESSMQWFI
- a CDS encoding RagB/SusD family nutrient uptake outer membrane protein gives rise to the protein MKNFIFLILIAFIVITTNCSDFLDKIPEDIRTDEKVWANRNDVLSYLANIYAAIPRHNLHQDDPWLGCSDEIDNSWTVYNTYPINLGNWTTTSWFYRKYEPYYRAIRASHVFEANVDKCLELGPELITQYKAESKFLRGYYYWLLIRQYGPMVLIKELQPLNADYASFSRNTFDECVDYIVEMMDEAEKDLPLHWWDNQINIGRPNKIVCKAVKSVVLTFAASPQWNGNKEYADFKNPDGTPLANTTYDENKWRKAAAACKDVINISETQPEARLKLYKNNENGGTVFNPYKSVVDVQLIKWNCEIIWGAYGTGQTQAWMIHTSPGPNNLGGVGPTQRVVDAFLMENGRTIDDPMSGYIQDGFTTVGGPHWNPNNRNINSDTGRKQIIADIRTSEAWGHWTGEWNMYANREPRFYAAILYNKRVIPQIPDDVAKRDYYSSVGQKNGYGRAELYYGGVSRQSGSYTFFSRTGYLAFKNVDPMANMRDRTYPQDYINVYIRYAQVLLDYIESLNEYDPNNADIRKYWDMIRERAGVPSVFQVYPEISGNKEKQREFILRERQIELCFEGDRYFTSRRRWLAHTPDEDGVTDNRKWGDGGRMWGMDINAGSPSTNNFSFTGFYNIVPFETRIFKKEYYLFPIPQTEIDKTKSLVQNPWW
- a CDS encoding Crp/Fnr family transcriptional regulator, with translation MSECLNCACVMRSMNRLNNCQVEQLEKNHAVVKFKKGASIIRQGMFSTNVVFLRNGLAKMHLNGPYHEQIVRVIKAPTYLGLPTTFGDKINQYSITAVIDSEVCFIDMNVFSMVLRENSDFSTHIIQELSKSELETYRRCANRTQKQVRGNLADVLLDFADNIFGSDEYTLPLSQSEIGNWVDASRESINRLLSEFVSDKIIDMKGKRIHILNKASLQLISQYG